The Campylobacter concisus genome has a window encoding:
- a CDS encoding M20/M25/M40 family metallo-hydrolase, translating to MKDSEIDKYLADLKELTDIESPTSSIDGVNEVAAWFKKRAEILGLKSRSIELGTDKVAPCLFISNDLEAKSYDFLFIGHMDTVFPVGTKAEVPFSKMDERINALGAIDDKGGSLLSLYVIKELDLSKLKIGLFLNSHEETGSNFAKDAIRELAKKSRYALVVEPAREDGSMVATRKGVISYVLNFRGVSAHAGNHPERGRSAVVEAANFIVELSKLTDFKAGHTFNSIMTKGGDAQNVVPDFASVTFEMRYRHASSVEFLHKKMDEILSHPIVPEVSCERILINEEGPMIDEVNLPNIKKVFDEAAKATGTRVTWVDAGGLSDGNISASAGCPTIDGLGPTGGNMHTKNEYLEINSVVKKCNLIVEAIKKLS from the coding sequence ATGAAAGATAGTGAAATAGACAAATATTTGGCCGATCTAAAGGAGCTAACCGACATCGAAAGCCCGACTTCAAGCATCGACGGCGTAAATGAAGTTGCAGCTTGGTTTAAAAAAAGAGCCGAAATTTTAGGCCTAAAAAGTAGGAGCATAGAGCTTGGCACCGACAAGGTCGCTCCTTGCCTTTTCATCTCAAACGACCTTGAGGCAAAAAGCTACGACTTTTTATTCATCGGTCACATGGACACCGTTTTTCCTGTGGGCACAAAGGCTGAAGTGCCATTTAGCAAGATGGATGAGCGCATAAACGCACTTGGCGCGATCGACGATAAAGGCGGCAGCTTGCTCTCGCTTTACGTCATCAAAGAGCTTGATCTTAGCAAACTAAAGATCGGCCTCTTTTTAAACTCTCACGAAGAGACTGGCTCAAATTTCGCCAAAGACGCCATAAGAGAGCTAGCCAAAAAGTCTCGCTACGCCCTAGTCGTCGAGCCTGCAAGAGAAGATGGCTCGATGGTGGCTACTAGAAAAGGCGTGATCTCTTATGTATTAAATTTCCGTGGCGTTAGCGCGCACGCTGGCAACCACCCAGAGCGCGGTCGTTCAGCTGTCGTGGAGGCTGCAAATTTCATCGTTGAGCTCTCAAAACTCACTGATTTTAAGGCAGGTCATACATTTAATAGCATAATGACAAAAGGTGGCGACGCCCAAAACGTCGTGCCAGACTTTGCCAGCGTGACATTTGAGATGAGATATCGCCACGCTAGCTCGGTGGAGTTTTTACACAAGAAGATGGATGAAATTCTATCTCATCCGATAGTGCCAGAAGTGAGCTGTGAGCGCATCCTCATAAACGAAGAAGGACCGATGATAGACGAGGTAAATTTACCAAATATCAAAAAAGTCTTTGACGAGGCTGCGAAGGCCACTGGCACAAGGGTCACTTGGGTCGATGCTGGCGGACTAAGTGATGGCAACATCAGCGCATCAGCAGGATGTCCTACGATAGACGGCCTTGGTCCAACTGGTGGCAACATGCACACAAAAAACGAGTATCTAGAGATAAACTCGGTAGTCAAAAAGTGCAACCTCATAGTTGAAGCGATCAAAAAACTTTCGTAG
- a CDS encoding nucleoside recognition domain-containing protein, translating to MKESSDTKKLIIGTITLAIAIVFFGGFLQNTYGGIFDFSKLAGQFPEWFKTGSGTSAKGGFLFALSLAPAVMLALGFVAIFEKYHALYAASRLLTPVLKPLIGIPGCCSISLIASTQSTDAGSSTAKFLRQDGLISHKELLIFAAFQFSAGAMITNFLSSFAPVLLVTDKAGNTAPATIAMVLGIVFVFKILGANLMRLYVKKFVKDDEE from the coding sequence ATGAAAGAGAGTAGTGATACTAAAAAACTCATCATCGGTACGATCACTCTTGCAATTGCGATCGTTTTCTTTGGAGGTTTTTTACAAAACACCTATGGTGGTATCTTTGATTTTAGCAAGCTAGCAGGTCAATTTCCAGAATGGTTTAAAACAGGAAGTGGCACTAGCGCAAAAGGTGGATTTTTATTTGCCCTTAGTCTTGCCCCTGCCGTTATGCTCGCACTTGGCTTTGTTGCTATTTTTGAGAAATACCATGCACTTTACGCAGCTTCAAGACTGCTAACACCTGTTTTAAAGCCACTTATTGGCATACCAGGATGTTGCTCTATCTCTTTGATAGCAAGCACACAAAGCACCGACGCAGGCAGCTCAACGGCTAAATTTTTGCGTCAAGATGGCCTCATCTCACACAAAGAGCTTCTCATCTTTGCAGCGTTTCAGTTTAGCGCTGGTGCGATGATCACAAATTTCTTATCTTCATTTGCTCCGGTTTTACTAGTGACTGACAAAGCTGGCAACACAGCCCCTGCTACCATAGCCATGGTGCTTGGCATAGTCTTTGTCTTTAAAATTTTAGGAGCAAATTTGATGAGACTTTATGTCAAAAAATTTGTCAAAGATGATGAGGAGTAA
- the hemA gene encoding glutamyl-tRNA reductase → MHYLDISFTYKNTDISVREKLAFDSDDKKEQILKLINSNKNIKESMVLNTCNRVEIIASVEDVKAATAHIIRCMSIFSGVFEDELYERADIYENSGAAHHLFAVASSLDSLVVGETQIVGQLKNAFKFAYDNNSCGEDISKIIHYACKCAAKVRNETQISKNPISVSSVAVAKAKEIFGTLEGKTAIVVGAGEMGELAAKHLISSGAEVIIINRSSERVEQLVDSLGDNASWDSILKLKEYVNNYDLIFSSTAAPHAIITGEIIEPREFHRYFFDIAVPRDIDLLNTELISVYTVDSLEEIVRKNLALREEQAQKAYSIVGQDTSEFLKTLKEDMSVPLIKSIRKQAEICAKNELEKAMKKGYLKHSDYDEAQKLIHQVFKAFLHQPTMKLKGLADEERASELSNGVKFLFDIKDEQNFQAGDIDEI, encoded by the coding sequence ATGCACTATTTAGACATAAGTTTTACATATAAAAACACTGATATTTCGGTTAGAGAAAAGCTTGCCTTTGATAGTGACGATAAAAAAGAACAAATTTTAAAGCTGATAAACTCAAACAAAAACATAAAAGAGAGTATGGTGCTAAACACCTGCAACCGCGTCGAGATCATAGCAAGTGTAGAGGATGTAAAGGCCGCTACTGCTCATATCATCAGGTGTATGTCGATATTTTCAGGCGTTTTTGAAGATGAGCTTTATGAGAGAGCTGACATCTATGAAAACAGCGGTGCAGCCCACCACCTATTTGCCGTGGCAAGCTCGCTTGATAGCCTAGTCGTTGGCGAAACGCAGATCGTTGGCCAGCTAAAAAATGCCTTTAAATTTGCCTATGACAACAACTCATGTGGCGAAGATATCAGCAAGATCATACACTACGCATGTAAGTGTGCTGCTAAGGTTAGAAACGAAACTCAAATTTCTAAAAACCCGATCTCAGTTTCAAGCGTCGCCGTGGCAAAGGCAAAAGAAATTTTTGGCACGCTTGAAGGTAAAACGGCTATCGTCGTGGGCGCTGGCGAGATGGGTGAGCTAGCAGCAAAGCACCTCATATCAAGCGGTGCAGAAGTGATCATCATAAACAGAAGCTCCGAGCGCGTCGAGCAGCTAGTTGATAGCCTAGGAGATAACGCGAGCTGGGATAGCATATTAAAACTAAAAGAATACGTAAATAACTACGATCTCATCTTTTCAAGCACCGCAGCCCCACACGCCATCATCACAGGCGAGATCATCGAGCCAAGAGAATTTCACAGATACTTTTTTGATATCGCCGTGCCAAGAGATATCGATCTTTTAAACACAGAGCTTATCAGCGTCTATACGGTCGATAGCTTAGAGGAGATCGTGCGTAAAAATTTAGCTCTCAGAGAGGAACAGGCGCAAAAGGCCTACTCGATCGTCGGTCAAGATACGAGCGAGTTTTTAAAGACTTTAAAAGAAGATATGAGCGTGCCTCTTATAAAATCTATCCGCAAGCAGGCTGAAATTTGCGCTAAAAATGAGCTAGAAAAGGCGATGAAAAAGGGCTATTTAAAACATAGCGATTACGATGAAGCGCAAAAGCTCATCCATCAGGTCTTTAAAGCCTTTTTGCACCAGCCAACGATGAAGCTAAAAGGGCTTGCAGACGAGGAGAGAGCTAGCGAGCTTTCAAACGGAGTTAAATTTTTATTTGACATAAAAGATGAACAAAATTTTCAAGCAGGAGATATAGATGAAATTTAG
- a CDS encoding Imm10 family immunity protein, with product MFELKFKAKVISATKNSKDNYYMIGLADDKYNYKNYIIFQRPITLKKGDDENADINGLYAECNGDICYNACKRVKITDKSIIFEVQDSLICVDTEGVKLNERFMKYSKEIFGELLECSVPK from the coding sequence GTGTTTGAGCTAAAATTTAAAGCAAAAGTCATAAGTGCTACCAAAAATAGCAAAGACAACTACTATATGATCGGTCTTGCAGACGACAAATATAACTACAAAAACTACATAATCTTTCAAAGACCGATCACGCTAAAAAAAGGTGACGACGAAAACGCCGATATAAACGGCCTATATGCCGAGTGCAATGGCGACATTTGCTACAACGCTTGCAAAAGGGTGAAGATCACTGATAAGAGCATCATTTTTGAGGTGCAAGATAGTCTCATTTGCGTAGATACCGAGGGTGTAAAGCTTAATGAGCGCTTTATGAAATATAGCAAAGAGATATTTGGCGAGCTGCTAGAGTGTAGCGTACCAAAATAA
- a CDS encoding lecithin retinol acyltransferase family protein translates to MQNLPKIGDHIFVDRSVLGVKLYEHHGIYVGDDKVVHYNGLARGIVLEKSCFEEILSNVVPLDKRNIAKVEMTSLEEFASGDTWQIKEYANAPFSGQEVALRAKERIGEQKYNLLINNCEHFCSECIFGEHVSEQVQNAKQNSAIFSEIEPYLGQIIGELFSAQTKDEIKETLVKSFTALAQFTKDSAEKKAREMIKENSDKANLQIEKFMDKNAKMNAMFKKIGADLKTKIAKDFNIKI, encoded by the coding sequence ATGCAAAATTTACCAAAAATAGGCGATCACATCTTCGTAGACAGAAGTGTGCTTGGCGTAAAGCTTTACGAGCATCACGGCATCTACGTCGGAGATGATAAGGTCGTGCATTATAACGGCTTGGCGCGTGGGATCGTGCTTGAAAAAAGCTGTTTTGAGGAGATCTTAAGCAACGTCGTGCCGCTAGATAAACGCAACATCGCAAAGGTAGAGATGACTAGCCTCGAGGAGTTTGCTAGCGGCGATACTTGGCAGATAAAAGAGTATGCAAATGCGCCATTTAGCGGTCAGGAGGTGGCGCTTCGGGCTAAAGAGCGCATAGGCGAGCAAAAATACAACCTACTCATCAACAACTGCGAGCATTTTTGCAGCGAGTGCATATTTGGCGAGCATGTGAGCGAACAGGTGCAAAATGCGAAGCAAAATTCCGCCATTTTTAGCGAGATAGAGCCATATTTGGGGCAGATCATAGGTGAGCTTTTTAGTGCACAGACCAAAGATGAGATCAAAGAAACTCTCGTAAAATCATTTACCGCGCTTGCACAATTTACGAAAGATAGCGCGGAGAAAAAAGCTCGCGAGATGATAAAAGAAAACAGCGACAAGGCAAATTTGCAAATAGAGAAATTTATGGACAAAAATGCCAAAATGAACGCTATGTTTAAAAAGATCGGTGCGGACTTAAAAACAAAGATCGCAAAGGATTTTAATATAAAAATTTAG
- a CDS encoding FxsA family protein, giving the protein MRFFAFLFFLIEAVFIYLFVDKFGFLNYFLEVLVSGFVGIALLFNAGFSSLNSPQVAFKSFLGGNLFSQLGLSFGGALLFLPGILTDIFGIAVVVFSLVFKKNAAKNESYQEFKFQNFSEQGSKKDDGEIIDVEVIEEPKRVN; this is encoded by the coding sequence ATGAGATTTTTTGCATTTTTGTTTTTTTTGATAGAAGCTGTGTTTATCTATCTTTTTGTTGATAAATTTGGCTTTTTAAACTACTTTCTTGAGGTATTGGTTTCTGGATTTGTTGGCATCGCACTTCTTTTTAATGCTGGATTTTCTAGTTTAAATTCGCCTCAAGTGGCGTTTAAGAGCTTTCTTGGTGGAAATTTATTTAGCCAGCTAGGGCTTAGTTTTGGCGGAGCGCTGCTATTTTTGCCAGGGATTTTGACAGATATTTTTGGTATCGCCGTGGTCGTTTTTTCTTTAGTGTTTAAGAAAAATGCAGCGAAAAATGAGAGCTATCAGGAGTTTAAATTTCAAAACTTTAGCGAGCAGGGCAGTAAAAAAGATGATGGCGAGATCATCGACGTTGAGGTCATCGAAGAGCCAAAAAGAGTAAATTAG
- a CDS encoding proline--tRNA ligase gives MKFSEFYAPTTKEAPKDASLPSHQFLIRGGFVEQIGSGLYNYLPLGKIMHDKISRVVKEEMNEAGALEVSFSVVTSGELWKQSGRYNVFGKELLRFKDRKDNDFVISPTNEEAAVALVRGKVTSYKQLPLNLYQINTKFRDEARPRFGLLRGREFTMKDGYSFHSSKEDLKREFDLMEATYSKIFTRLGLNFRAVEADSGAIGGSGSKEFMVLASNGEDDILCCEACRYAANVEAARREPRVSEAEAPEADAAKFLTPNAKTIKDVAEFFKVSEFYCIKAVMKKAIYEDKEEVVVFFVRGDDELQETKAQNACKALELVDASEADVAKTELVAGFCGPVGLKDIKFFIDNELKGANNMICGANEKDYHFVGVSVSGFNEERFKDLVKVKEGDKCPVCGGNLKLSKGIEVGHIFQLGDKYSAAMNATYLDENGKAKPFLMGCYGIGISRLIAVMIEASHDEKGCIWKKECAPFDVEIIISNLKDEAGAKFAFELYESLKKAGVSVIIDDRNERFGVKMNDFELIGFPYALLVGKEFANGKVEFITRDGLSKEAIEANDAFRKIKESL, from the coding sequence ATGAAATTTAGTGAATTTTACGCCCCAACGACCAAAGAAGCGCCAAAAGATGCATCTTTGCCAAGTCATCAGTTTTTGATAAGAGGTGGCTTTGTCGAGCAGATTGGCTCTGGGCTTTATAACTATCTGCCGCTTGGAAAGATCATGCACGATAAAATTTCACGCGTGGTAAAAGAGGAGATGAACGAGGCTGGCGCGCTAGAGGTGAGCTTTAGCGTGGTCACTTCAGGCGAGCTTTGGAAGCAAAGTGGTCGCTACAACGTCTTTGGCAAGGAGCTTTTGCGCTTTAAAGATAGAAAGGATAATGACTTTGTCATAAGCCCTACAAATGAAGAGGCAGCCGTTGCTTTGGTGCGTGGCAAGGTGACCAGCTACAAGCAGCTACCACTAAATTTATACCAGATAAACACCAAATTTCGTGACGAGGCAAGACCACGCTTTGGCTTGCTAAGAGGGCGCGAATTTACGATGAAAGATGGTTATAGCTTTCACTCTAGCAAAGAGGATCTTAAGCGTGAGTTTGACCTTATGGAGGCAACTTATAGTAAGATTTTTACCCGTTTGGGGCTAAATTTTAGAGCTGTTGAGGCTGATAGTGGAGCCATTGGTGGTAGCGGCAGTAAAGAATTTATGGTGCTTGCAAGTAATGGCGAGGACGACATACTTTGCTGTGAGGCTTGCAGATACGCTGCAAACGTTGAGGCTGCAAGACGCGAGCCAAGAGTTAGCGAGGCTGAGGCACCAGAGGCGGATGCGGCTAAATTTCTAACGCCAAATGCAAAAACGATAAAAGATGTGGCGGAGTTTTTCAAAGTTAGCGAGTTTTACTGCATAAAAGCTGTTATGAAAAAGGCGATTTATGAGGATAAAGAAGAGGTCGTGGTCTTTTTTGTAAGGGGTGATGATGAGCTTCAAGAAACAAAGGCGCAAAATGCTTGCAAGGCGCTAGAGCTTGTCGATGCTAGCGAGGCTGACGTGGCTAAAACTGAGCTTGTGGCTGGATTTTGCGGGCCAGTTGGGCTAAAGGATATTAAATTTTTCATAGATAACGAGCTAAAAGGCGCAAACAACATGATATGCGGCGCTAACGAAAAAGACTATCACTTTGTTGGCGTTAGTGTTAGCGGATTTAACGAAGAGAGATTTAAAGACCTTGTAAAGGTAAAAGAGGGCGATAAATGCCCAGTTTGTGGCGGAAATTTAAAACTTAGCAAAGGCATAGAAGTCGGTCATATCTTTCAGCTAGGCGATAAATATTCAGCTGCGATGAACGCGACATATCTTGACGAAAATGGCAAGGCAAAGCCATTTTTGATGGGCTGCTACGGCATTGGCATAAGCAGGCTGATTGCCGTAATGATAGAGGCTAGCCACGATGAGAAGGGCTGCATCTGGAAAAAAGAGTGCGCGCCGTTTGACGTGGAGATCATCATCTCAAATTTAAAAGATGAAGCGGGCGCGAAATTTGCATTTGAGCTTTACGAGAGCCTTAAAAAAGCTGGCGTTAGCGTCATAATAGACGATAGAAACGAGAGATTTGGCGTTAAGATGAATGATTTTGAACTTATCGGCTTCCCTTACGCGCTGCTCGTGGGCAAAGAATTTGCAAATGGCAAGGTTGAGTTTATCACAAGAGATGGGCTAAGCAAAGAGGCGATAGAGGCAAACGACGCCTTTAGAAAGATAAAAGAAAGCTTATGA
- the hemC gene encoding hydroxymethylbilane synthase has translation MKEIKIATRKSILALWQSEHIKARIEAQHKGVKVVLEGMKTKGDVILDTPLAKIGGKGLFTKELEDSMLKGETDIAVHSLKDVPVVFPEGLKLAAICSREDTRDAMISEKFAKFSDLPHGAKVGTTSLRRKMQLLIMRPDLEIISLRGNVQTRLRKLKEGEFDAIILAMAGINRLNLKAEVAHIYTFGFDEMIPAMGQGALGVEARDEKQILDEISFLNDENAVIETTIERDFVSVLEGGCQVPIGISARLKGDEISIDAIVGLPDGSEFIKDSLKSSKDKFQSIGKELAHKFIEKGAKELLRRAEEMA, from the coding sequence ATGAAAGAGATAAAAATAGCAACTAGAAAGAGCATCTTAGCACTTTGGCAAAGCGAGCATATCAAGGCTAGGATCGAGGCGCAGCACAAGGGCGTGAAGGTCGTGCTTGAGGGTATGAAGACAAAGGGTGACGTGATCCTTGACACGCCACTTGCAAAGATCGGCGGCAAAGGGCTTTTTACAAAAGAGCTTGAAGATAGCATGCTAAAAGGCGAGACTGATATTGCCGTGCATAGCCTAAAAGACGTGCCAGTAGTCTTTCCAGAAGGGCTTAAACTAGCGGCTATTTGCTCACGTGAGGACACTAGAGATGCGATGATAAGTGAGAAATTTGCTAAATTTAGCGACCTACCACATGGCGCAAAGGTTGGCACAACGAGCCTGCGCCGTAAGATGCAGCTGCTTATCATGAGGCCTGATCTTGAGATCATCTCGCTTCGTGGAAACGTGCAAACTAGACTTAGAAAGCTAAAAGAGGGCGAATTTGACGCGATCATTTTGGCGATGGCTGGCATAAACCGCCTAAATTTAAAGGCTGAAGTGGCGCACATCTACACATTTGGCTTTGACGAGATGATACCTGCGATGGGTCAGGGCGCTCTTGGCGTCGAGGCTAGAGATGAGAAGCAAATTTTAGATGAGATCTCTTTTTTAAATGATGAAAATGCGGTCATCGAAACGACCATAGAGCGTGACTTCGTAAGCGTTTTAGAGGGTGGCTGCCAAGTGCCAATAGGCATAAGCGCAAGGCTAAAAGGCGATGAAATTTCTATCGATGCGATCGTTGGTCTACCTGATGGGAGCGAGTTTATAAAAGATAGTTTAAAGAGTAGCAAAGATAAATTTCAAAGCATCGGCAAGGAGCTAGCGCATAAATTTATAGAAAAAGGGGCGAAAGAGCTTTTAAGGCGCGCTGAAGAGATGGCGTAA
- a CDS encoding YjiG family protein yields MTENKLITDVFVEGARKGWDIAVKNTIPNVLMAFVIIHILKVSGALSVIGKFLGFIMLPLGLPGESIAVFMAAFLSWGGSAGVLVALVGDGTLNANDIAVLLPGMALVGSTVQYMGRVLGVLEVPGRHYLVLFGICILNAYLAMFVMSLLV; encoded by the coding sequence ATGACTGAAAATAAACTAATAACCGACGTATTTGTAGAGGGCGCTAGAAAAGGCTGGGACATCGCCGTAAAAAACACCATCCCAAACGTGCTTATGGCATTTGTCATCATCCACATCCTAAAAGTATCTGGCGCGCTTAGCGTGATAGGCAAATTTCTAGGATTTATTATGCTCCCACTTGGTCTTCCAGGTGAGTCCATAGCCGTTTTCATGGCTGCATTTTTGAGCTGGGGCGGCTCAGCAGGCGTGCTAGTAGCGCTTGTGGGAGATGGTACGCTAAATGCAAACGATATCGCTGTCTTGCTTCCTGGCATGGCGCTAGTTGGCTCGACTGTGCAGTACATGGGACGAGTTTTAGGCGTGCTTGAAGTACCAGGCAGACACTATCTCGTACTTTTTGGAATTTGCATCCTAAATGCCTATTTGGCGATGTTTGTGATGAGCTTGCTCGTATAA
- a CDS encoding menaquinone biosynthesis decarboxylase, with protein sequence MDYIKLLKDNGLLRVIEEPVDIDLEIAHASYIEVKREGSQALLFTNPVCKKTGRKFAPVLTNIYGSKRALELIFGVQPDEIAAEIEKLLKPKKPENFKEKLDFLAYLFSMRKIFTKRLKGDGECQQVKFIGEQADLLSLPALKTWPHDGGAFITMGQVYTQSLDGALQNLGMYRLQIYDKNRLGMHWQIHKDGANFFHEYKRAGRKMPVSVAIGGDPLYIWCGQAPLPKGVFELLLYGFIRKEPAKLVKSLTNEIYVPHDADYVIEGFVDTAKSELEGPFGDHTGFYTPVEPFPVMEVTAITSKQDPVFHATVVGKPPLEDKYMGWATERIFLPLLRTTVPELLDYNMPENGVFHNLILAKINALYPAHAKQAMHAFWGVGQMSFVKHAIFVGNDAPELAEYDKFADFVLDKFGSESVLISQGVCDQLDHASPNSCFGGKLGIDATQDFCKFSPAVLSDDELLAKFQSIASNVKELRQFKKESKTPICVIKFEKDRPAKELFSKLLEFKEFFKLLVVVDMQNYLENPYMLLWRVTNNIDALRDIYIDGENFCVDATSKSELEGYTRGWPMQTDCKREVVADLIRRGVVKDEPELFHKFEIFG encoded by the coding sequence ATGGACTACATCAAGCTTTTAAAAGATAATGGCCTACTTAGGGTGATCGAGGAGCCAGTAGATATCGACCTAGAGATCGCGCACGCTAGCTACATAGAGGTCAAGCGCGAGGGCTCACAAGCACTACTTTTTACAAACCCAGTCTGCAAAAAAACTGGGCGTAAATTTGCCCCAGTACTTACAAATATCTATGGCTCAAAAAGGGCGCTTGAGCTGATATTTGGCGTGCAGCCTGATGAGATCGCAGCTGAGATAGAGAAGCTTTTAAAGCCTAAAAAACCTGAGAATTTCAAAGAGAAGCTTGACTTTTTGGCCTATCTTTTTAGCATGAGAAAGATTTTTACCAAAAGGCTAAAGGGCGATGGCGAGTGCCAGCAGGTCAAATTTATAGGCGAACAGGCCGATCTTTTGAGCCTGCCTGCGCTAAAGACCTGGCCGCATGACGGAGGTGCTTTTATCACGATGGGGCAGGTCTATACGCAAAGTCTTGATGGTGCGCTGCAAAATTTAGGCATGTATAGACTGCAAATTTATGATAAAAATCGCCTTGGCATGCACTGGCAGATTCACAAAGACGGCGCAAATTTCTTTCACGAGTATAAGCGTGCTGGCCGTAAGATGCCAGTCTCTGTGGCAATAGGCGGCGATCCACTCTACATCTGGTGCGGCCAAGCGCCGCTGCCAAAGGGCGTCTTTGAGCTGCTGCTTTACGGCTTCATCCGCAAAGAGCCAGCCAAGCTTGTAAAGTCGCTAACCAATGAAATTTACGTCCCGCACGACGCTGACTACGTGATAGAGGGCTTTGTCGATACTGCTAAGAGCGAGCTTGAGGGGCCATTTGGCGATCACACTGGTTTTTACACGCCAGTTGAACCGTTTCCAGTGATGGAGGTCACGGCGATAACTAGCAAGCAAGACCCCGTATTTCACGCGACCGTGGTTGGCAAGCCGCCGCTTGAGGATAAGTATATGGGCTGGGCGACCGAGCGCATTTTCTTGCCGCTTTTGCGAACGACCGTGCCAGAGCTACTTGACTACAATATGCCTGAAAATGGCGTCTTTCACAACCTTATCTTAGCCAAGATAAATGCCCTTTATCCAGCTCATGCAAAGCAGGCGATGCACGCATTTTGGGGAGTTGGACAGATGAGCTTTGTAAAGCACGCGATCTTTGTGGGCAACGATGCACCAGAGCTAGCAGAATACGACAAATTTGCGGACTTTGTGCTTGATAAATTTGGCAGTGAGAGTGTGCTGATAAGCCAAGGTGTGTGCGATCAGCTCGATCACGCCAGTCCAAACTCGTGCTTTGGCGGCAAGCTTGGCATCGATGCGACGCAGGACTTTTGTAAATTTAGCCCTGCGGTCTTAAGTGATGATGAACTTTTGGCTAAATTTCAAAGCATTGCGTCAAATGTTAAAGAGCTTCGGCAGTTTAAAAAAGAGAGTAAAACGCCTATTTGTGTGATTAAATTTGAAAAAGATCGCCCTGCAAAAGAGCTATTTTCTAAGCTTTTGGAATTTAAGGAATTTTTCAAGCTTCTAGTCGTCGTGGATATGCAAAACTACCTAGAAAATCCATATATGCTGCTTTGGCGCGTGACAAATAACATAGATGCCTTGCGTGATATCTACATAGATGGCGAAAATTTCTGCGTGGATGCGACGAGCAAGAGTGAGCTGGAGGGATATACTCGTGGCTGGCCTATGCAAACTGACTGCAAGCGCGAAGTGGTGGCAGATCTTATTAGGCGTGGCGTGGTAAAAGATGAGCCAGAGCTATTTCATAAATTTGAGATATTTGGGTAG